One Thermicanus aegyptius DSM 12793 DNA segment encodes these proteins:
- a CDS encoding glycoside hydrolase family 65 protein: MKKYIKVDEWKIIEEGFDPKNHLVSESLFSLGNGHMGQRANFEETYSGESLQGSYMAGVYYPDKTRVGWWKIGYPEYFAKVINSTNWIGLRLLFDGEELDLARVHVKDFTRILNMKEGYLERNFIALFSGGREVEVNAIRFLSIARPEIGVISYSIKPLNFSGNLKIILYLDGDVRNQDANYDEKFWVENHRTIDTAEAILTMRTKKLDFYLTSAMRCKIIQGNQPLSLSPLLHSKEKYLAYEFNLPMIQGERTSIEKYVANVTSRDYPVDSLENVGRLRVQEAFGIGYSSLLEEQREAWAKKWQDSDIVIEGDSEAQQGIRFNIFQLHQTYTGDDPRLNIGPKGFTGEKYGGSTYWDTEAYCLPFYLSTADSHIARNLLLYRYNHLEKAKENARKLGFKKGALYPMVTMNGEECHNEWEITFEEIHRNGAIAYAIYNYVHYTGDNAYLPQYGLEVLIEISRFWEERIQYTEHKGYVILGVTGPNEYENNVNNNWYTNRIAAWTLQYTLETLEFVRKEYPERYEEMMEKTKLREEETEKWKEMIEKMYYPVDENRGIFLQQDGFLDKELKTVDQLDPKERPINQHWSWDRILRSCYIKQADVLQGLFFLGDQYDLETKRRNFDFYEPMTVHESSLSPCVHSILASELGYKEKAYELYLRTARLDLENYNHDTEDGLHITSMAGTWMSVVMGFGGLRVRNGRLVLNPYTPDHWKGFSFKILFRGSRLKVTVTKEKVLLRNETETPADLLIFGNEYTIGAQGELEIALQQRTKAEI; this comes from the coding sequence ATGAAGAAGTACATTAAAGTGGATGAGTGGAAGATCATCGAGGAAGGTTTTGATCCGAAAAATCATCTGGTATCGGAAAGCCTGTTCAGCCTGGGAAACGGGCATATGGGGCAACGGGCCAATTTTGAAGAAACCTACTCGGGAGAATCGCTGCAAGGAAGCTATATGGCGGGGGTTTACTATCCCGACAAAACGAGGGTGGGTTGGTGGAAGATCGGCTATCCCGAATATTTTGCCAAAGTAATCAACTCCACCAATTGGATTGGATTGCGCCTTCTCTTTGATGGGGAAGAATTAGATCTGGCCCGGGTTCATGTTAAAGATTTTACCCGGATTTTAAACATGAAAGAAGGCTATCTTGAACGGAATTTTATCGCCCTATTTTCCGGTGGCCGGGAAGTTGAAGTGAATGCGATCCGTTTTTTAAGCATCGCGCGTCCTGAAATCGGCGTGATATCTTATTCGATAAAGCCCCTCAATTTCTCAGGAAATCTAAAGATCATTCTCTATTTAGACGGAGATGTGAGGAATCAGGATGCCAATTATGATGAGAAATTTTGGGTGGAAAACCACAGAACCATCGATACGGCAGAAGCGATTCTTACCATGAGAACAAAGAAACTTGATTTTTATTTAACTTCCGCGATGCGTTGTAAAATAATACAGGGGAATCAACCCCTCTCCCTTTCCCCACTTCTTCATTCCAAAGAAAAATATCTCGCCTATGAGTTTAACCTTCCCATGATTCAAGGCGAAAGGACGTCCATTGAAAAATATGTGGCCAATGTCACCTCAAGGGATTATCCGGTTGATAGTTTGGAAAATGTAGGTAGACTTCGGGTGCAGGAAGCTTTTGGAATCGGCTACTCTTCCCTTTTAGAGGAGCAAAGAGAGGCTTGGGCTAAAAAATGGCAGGATAGCGACATCGTGATCGAAGGAGACTCTGAAGCCCAACAGGGGATTCGCTTCAATATTTTCCAACTTCATCAAACTTATACCGGCGACGACCCTCGCTTAAATATCGGGCCAAAAGGATTTACCGGGGAAAAATATGGGGGAAGCACCTATTGGGACACGGAAGCGTACTGTCTCCCCTTTTACCTCAGCACGGCCGATTCCCATATCGCCAGGAACCTTCTCCTTTACCGTTATAACCATCTAGAAAAGGCGAAAGAAAATGCGAGGAAACTCGGCTTTAAAAAAGGTGCCCTCTATCCCATGGTGACGATGAACGGTGAGGAATGCCATAATGAATGGGAGATCACATTTGAGGAGATTCATCGCAACGGAGCGATCGCCTACGCCATTTATAATTATGTCCATTATACCGGGGACAACGCCTATTTACCCCAGTATGGCTTAGAGGTTTTGATCGAGATCTCCCGCTTTTGGGAAGAACGGATTCAATATACCGAGCACAAAGGTTATGTCATTTTAGGGGTTACCGGCCCCAACGAATACGAAAACAACGTGAACAATAACTGGTATACAAACCGAATCGCCGCATGGACCCTCCAGTATACCCTAGAAACCCTTGAATTTGTGAGAAAAGAATATCCCGAACGATATGAGGAGATGATGGAGAAGACGAAGCTTCGGGAGGAAGAAACCGAGAAATGGAAAGAAATGATTGAGAAGATGTACTACCCTGTTGATGAAAACCGGGGTATTTTCCTACAACAAGACGGATTTTTAGATAAGGAATTAAAAACGGTGGATCAATTAGATCCCAAAGAGCGTCCTATTAACCAGCACTGGTCCTGGGACCGCATTCTACGCTCCTGCTATATTAAACAAGCGGATGTCCTCCAAGGGTTATTTTTTCTCGGCGATCAGTATGACCTTGAAACAAAAAGAAGGAATTTCGACTTTTATGAGCCGATGACCGTCCATGAATCCTCCCTCTCCCCCTGTGTTCACTCCATCCTGGCCAGTGAATTGGGATATAAAGAGAAAGCGTATGAGCTTTATCTCCGAACTGCCCGTTTGGACCTGGAGAATTACAATCATGACACGGAGGATGGGTTGCATATCACAAGCATGGCAGGTACATGGATGTCGGTGGTGATGGGTTTTGGAGGCCTACGGGTTCGCAATGGACGACTCGTCTTAAATCCTTATACCCCGGATCATTGGAAGGGATTCTCCTTCAAAATTCTTTTCCGGGGCTCTCGATTAAAGGTGACGGTGACGAAGGAAAAGGTCCTCCTCCGCAATGAGACGGAAACCCCCGCAGATCTTCTCATCTTTGGCAATGAATACACGATTGGAGCTCAGGGGGAATTGGAGATCGCTCTCCAGCAAAGGACGAAAGCGGAGATATAA
- the pgmB gene encoding beta-phosphoglucomutase, translating into MKSFKAFLFDLDGVLVDTAKYHFLAWKRLANELGFDFTEEQNERLKGVSRMRSLEILLEIGNIEVGVEKKEELASKKNEWYVEYISTMDPSQILPGVKEFLQELKNAGKKTALGSASKNAMTIVTNTGLLPYFDAVIDGTKVTKAKPDPEVFLLGAKELDVEPKECVVFEDAEAGIEAAKRAGMYAVGIGSYQRLSKADLVIPSLNGFTLLDLEKKL; encoded by the coding sequence TTGAAGTCATTCAAAGCTTTTTTATTTGACTTAGACGGAGTTTTGGTGGATACCGCAAAATATCATTTCCTCGCTTGGAAACGCCTCGCCAATGAGTTAGGCTTCGATTTTACCGAGGAACAAAATGAACGGCTTAAAGGAGTAAGTCGCATGCGTTCCCTTGAAATTCTGCTTGAAATCGGTAACATAGAAGTGGGCGTGGAAAAAAAGGAGGAATTGGCGTCTAAGAAGAATGAATGGTATGTGGAGTATATCTCAACGATGGATCCTTCGCAGATCCTCCCTGGAGTAAAAGAATTTCTTCAAGAATTAAAAAATGCAGGAAAGAAAACCGCCCTTGGCTCCGCCAGCAAAAACGCGATGACCATCGTAACAAACACAGGTCTTCTCCCCTATTTTGATGCGGTGATCGATGGCACGAAAGTGACAAAAGCAAAGCCGGATCCCGAAGTTTTTTTACTCGGTGCCAAGGAGCTCGATGTTGAGCCGAAAGAATGTGTAGTTTTTGAAGATGCCGAGGCAGGCATTGAGGCTGCTAAGCGAGCTGGGATGTACGCGGTAGGAATCGGTTCTTATCAACGCTTGAGTAAAGCCGATTTGGTCATCCCCTCGTTAAATGGGTTTACATTGCTTGATTTAGAAAAAAAGCTATAA
- a CDS encoding CidA/LrgA family protein: MRGIVLIFLFYFLGHLLQKTVLPLPGNVNGLILLTMSLFLGWVKLEWVEKEAEILNRSMLLFFAPVIVGIMPLFPKYQSELLPITVSLLGSTLVVLISTGWMVKIFTGRKIKAEMGAGTLDGEGNLDV; this comes from the coding sequence GTGCGAGGAATTGTGCTTATTTTTCTTTTTTACTTTCTAGGGCATCTTCTGCAAAAAACCGTTCTTCCCTTGCCTGGGAATGTAAACGGCTTAATACTTCTCACCATGTCCTTATTTTTGGGATGGGTCAAATTAGAGTGGGTTGAGAAGGAGGCGGAGATTCTTAACCGTTCTATGCTTCTTTTTTTTGCACCTGTCATCGTCGGAATCATGCCTCTTTTCCCGAAGTACCAATCGGAGTTATTGCCCATTACGGTGAGCCTTTTGGGAAGCACCTTAGTGGTCCTTATTTCTACGGGCTGGATGGTGAAGATCTTCACCGGACGAAAAATTAAAGCGGAGATGGGCGCCGGAACCCTGGATGGGGAGGGGAACCTAGATGTTTGA
- a CDS encoding LrgB family protein: MFDTPLFGITITLLFYFLSQEVAKRKPQIHPLLLTVGGIILFLLFSGIPYEAYAKGGEMLSFLLGPATVALAVPIYKHFSSIRKHFISLFAAITLGHLAGLLSVFFILFLMKGSKEVILSMLPKSVTTPISVELSRFIGGIPELAGLFTVLAGLIGSVVGPFILRRCGIKEDVAIGTAMGTAAHGIGTARLLQENEMQGSVSGFAMGVSGIILSLLIAGAVFLKL, encoded by the coding sequence ATGTTTGATACTCCCCTCTTTGGCATTACCATTACTCTTCTCTTTTATTTTTTATCTCAAGAGGTGGCAAAGCGAAAGCCTCAAATTCATCCTTTACTCCTCACGGTGGGGGGAATTATTCTTTTCCTCCTTTTTTCAGGAATCCCTTATGAGGCTTATGCGAAGGGGGGAGAGATGCTTTCTTTTCTTCTTGGTCCAGCCACCGTTGCCTTAGCCGTACCCATCTATAAACATTTTTCCTCCATTCGTAAGCATTTTATCTCTCTATTTGCGGCGATTACGTTAGGCCATTTGGCGGGCCTTCTTTCCGTTTTTTTTATTCTCTTTCTTATGAAAGGGTCCAAGGAAGTGATTCTCTCGATGCTTCCTAAAAGCGTCACGACTCCTATTTCGGTGGAATTAAGCCGTTTCATCGGAGGAATCCCAGAATTGGCGGGACTATTTACCGTTCTTGCAGGATTGATCGGAAGCGTGGTGGGGCCTTTTATCTTGAGAAGATGCGGGATTAAGGAGGATGTGGCTATAGGCACCGCCATGGGAACGGCGGCTCATGGGATCGGAACCGCCCGCTTGCTGCAGGAAAATGAAATGCAAGGGAGCGTCAGCGGTTTTGCCATGGGGGTTTCCGGGATCATCCTCTCTTTGCTCATTGCAGGGGCGGTTTTTCTCAAGCTGTAA